CCACAGACTTCATCTGTGGATCAGTCTGACATGCTGTTCTTGGAGTCCTGTGCAAATGTCGTGGGTAAATACCACTTTTGTAATGAAACAGTTGCTGTGTTTTCAGCACAAGAGTTTAGTGGCTGgctagagaagaaagaagagagtgtTCTCAGCCTGTGTGACAAGAGCAGTAATAAGAAACCTATCTTTATAAAATGTTTCGGGGTGTTCAGTCACAGATACAACTTATTTTATAATATCATCCTGCagtattttagaaaggaaaagtaaGGAAAGATCCCATTTCTGAGTTTCCCATTTTGTTCCCTCTTCCCCTTGTTGTATGTATCCTTTACAGTTTAGCTGTGGTACTGACTACTTAAAAAATTTCCCGGCTGCAAATGGTACTAATGTGGCTGGAAATAAGAATCTGAGTGTGGgagcatgtgttttgttttgtttttttccagatgctGCATTTCTTGCAAGAGAGAAGGCAAGAGCTGATGCTGAATGCTATACTGCTATGAAAGTAGCCGAGGCTAACAAGGTATTGATGTTTCCTTATGCTGTGGCTGAAGCAGGGCTCTTTATGTTAGGCTGTACAGAAGCCCTTAGCAAAAGGGCAGCCTGTGTTTGTTGTTTGCTTATTGTATCTGATTGTttaaattgaaaagcaaaacGAAGCAAGCTCCCCTCAGAAAATTTGTCTTTGGGAATGAAACAACAATTGTATTCTTATTTgcagattcattttcttttctagacagatAAATTTATGTCAGGATACATGAAATATCTGGTCATCTCGGGAGACAGCTCTGCTAGATGCTAAAGGGGCCATGGCTCCCTCTGTAGATAGAATATCAGTTTCGGTGTTGCCCTTTCACACTGTTATCCTCAGAAATGTTGATCTGTTTCAATCTGCAAGCTGGCGAGCAGGGAAATCTCTAGAGTGACAGATACATTTAGAGTAGACAAGCGTTCAGCAACAAACAAACAGGGCTGCTTTAATCCACCAATCTAATTAGCCTGGCAAAGCCTTGtccctgctggaaaaaaaaaaaaccctagaaataGAGAAATTATATGGATAGAACTGTCAGGCTTGTTATCGCCTGCAGCAAGTTCCCCGGACGTCCTGGCGGGAAGACCTTGTTTTGTAAGGGTCAGTGAGAATGGACAGAGGTCCGAGATGTTTGTGCACAAGTTTTGTCCCAGTTATTCCATTCTTTCTGTTACAGTGCCATTATCTTGAAAGACTGAGCTCTGCTCTCCAAAACAGATGCTTCAGTCTGCTCtgtgggggaggagaaaaagccggttgtatttttctttccattagctTGCATTGCAAGAGCTTTCAGTGAATTATGTGCTTTAGAGCATCTCCGTCTCTGTGGTACGTTTGGATTGAATACTCGCTCAGCTGCTTCCATCAGTTTCTGATTTTGCCATTTAGTCACTGAGATTTAGAGCTTGGCTTATATTGGCTTGAAAGAGAACCTTCTTCTAGATACTCCgtcttttaatttggaaaaagtaTAAGCATGACTGCTAGTGTTTTGGAAAAGTGGACTCCTTGTGTGCTTATGACAGAAATTTGGGTTTGAATAAATCTGAGCTGTTggtgatcttttttatttttgtgcagcTGAAGTTAACGCCTGAGTATTTGCAGCTGATGAAATACAAGGCTATTGCAGCGAACAGCAAGATATATTTTGGCAAAGATATTCCCAACATGTTCATGGACCATGGAGGAAGCCAGACCAAATTTGCAAATGGACTGGCAGAAGGAATCCAAGATGACGATGGGGCAGGAACCAGTGAGGACACAAAACTGCCTCATAACATCAACTGATCTTGCAAGATTTCTATTCGTTTTATATCAAAAGAAACGAGAACTGGgaagttcctttttctttcccccttcctgtATTGAAAGAGACGAATCAGACTTAATCCTGTCAATCTTTTGTATGACAATTAGATGCAAGGACTTTGGTATttacagggtgttttttttttttctggtgacttCTAAGCAACCAGCTCCAAATATGTACTCTAGATGCAAGTCTCCCTGTTGATGGACAAATAGACCAATTATTCTGGAGAGGCTAGATGGAAGACATCTTTGGACAATCTGTTCTGCAGCCAGCTTAGCTAGGTACTTAATTTTGgagtgaggtggcttgtagcAGTTGGAAGTAAAGAAGGTTTGGGattgtggagggggggggggggttgctgctacaatttgttttcttttgggaaaTTTCCAGTACTTTATTTCAAACCCCTTTTTAAAAAGGTGCTAGACTTTTGTACACTACACGTGTCTGCTTGAAGGCCCAGACATTGTCAAAATGGCAAGTTACTGCCTGTTTTGTAGGGCACTGTGACTTTCCTAATAGTCTGTGTGTATGCTCCAGACCCATCCTAAGTGTAAGGTGTAGCAAACACATGGAACTATCTCTTACTGAGGTTTAAGCCAATGTGTTTTGCCTTTGTAGGGCAGCTGAGAGCACGTGCACAGTGAGTTACAGAAGTTCATCTGAAATGTTGCAGGTTAGCTACTTACCCTGGGGGGCATAATCTAAGCATTAGACGAGGTGTCACAGAGGTAGTGGCCCAAACTATTCATTTTCTGCATCTTAACACtggtttgttttccatttgtcATATTTGGGGAGGGTTAAAGGGGAGTCTGTATTCTGTAGTTCTTGCTAGCAGTTTATCTGCTATGTCAGAGGTCCAGGTATGGATGCAGTGTCCTGGCAGTATCTCACTGGACTTAACTAGGCAGTGAAATCAGACTGGGAACATGGTACTTCTCATGGTCTCATTACATTTAGAAAAACTAGAAAGGAAAGGATTTTTGTGTCATAGACCCTGTTTTTGCAATTAGCCATGCTGGCTAGTAACTGCTTGAATGACTAGTCCCGCATTATATAACCTGCCTATTTGCAAGACCAGCTGGATTTTGGTGTTTAAAGTGTCTTATTAGAAAAAAGATGTTCAGGTAAGCTAAAATGAATGGGACtgaattattgtttttttcagaatagaCCTTGAGAGAGGAAGATCTACTAGTAGAAAAGGACACAAAGCATCATGCTGAAAAGTCACAGGGCAAAGGCAGGAACTTATGTCTGGACTAGGTAAAGAGAAAATTTCCTCTTTTGTTCAGAACAATGCTATACAGTGTACCTTTCTCTGCAGAACACTAATTCTTCACATACCAGATGCAGAGAGAGAATAGATTTTGTTTTACATGTATGCAAAATTTTGAAGGGATAAAAGCTCAGGGCTAGAGAGAacatctgtgtttgtttttttttttcttttttccccctaatccaTCCGTCACCTGGCAGGAGAGCCTGTTTATTAATTGCTATTTTAAATTGCAGACCATACACTTGTATTATTTTATGTTAGTATAAGTGCTAACCTAGTTGTCAGGGACTGGCCTATTGCATTTACAATGTAGTGCCACAAAGCTTGCTACCTACCACACTTGGTTTCGCTCTTCAATGTTTTAAGtatgcattctttctttttctttttcttttttttttttaaataaggcaagCACAGTAAGATAGAAATCTGAATTTCTAGCACTGGTTCCagtattttcacttctttttttttattttttttttttacttttgggaTGGTGACTATTCGTATTTGAAATTTCAAAGTAGAAGATACCATCAGTTACTGCTGGAGAAAAATCCTATCTCCCATAAGTTGTCTTTGTATTTGTTGGAAAAGCTTGAGCTCTATAATAAAAGTTTCATCTCCAAACCTACAGTGGACCAGACAGCAGTCAAAAAATTGCATCAATAGATGGGCTGTAATATTACTCAGTTTTATAAATACACTTCTACAGAAGGTTATGAACAGGGAATAGCAAAACTTTAGGCATGAGGTAATAGTACCTAACACTTTTGAGGGTGATCTTATTTGTTTGGGGTTGTTCTACGTTCATGTTAAGATTTACATTTAGTAACTAATACCTTCTTTAGTTGTgtattttcacaaatgaaaagacccaaacaaaccaaaatggTATTATAAAGTATGCTTTTGTGTAACTTTACTGAAAAACAACATTTTGGAATAAATAGGTCTTAagtaattttttaattgaaaacattaCTATTAAAGTATTCCTTTTGTGGGGGGAAATATAGAAAAAGGAGTAACCAGTATTAttaatttcaaatgcaaatttttaaaCCATCATGGGAACCTTTATGATTCTTCATGATTGAAAACTAATTACTGTAGTAGGAGAGATGACAACAGAGAATCTTACAATTTAAGCAAATTGTAAtaagaatttaaggaaaaaacaaagttgaGATCATACAAATTTTTACAAGTCAAAgtttattgttgcttttttgttcAGATTCTtcattatatatttaatttcttcaaCCTTCCAGAATAAATTTCTCACTGCATGTAAATTTATTCTGTATATCTCTCTAACTAACCTTTTGTCATAATTTCCGTAATCGATAAGCTTGAAATGAAGGTTTGAATTTTAAAACCATCTAACTGAGAAAACATGGGCGTAGAGCACTGCAGTCATCTGGGAACTGGTGGCAGGAGCAAAGTAATGTTTTACCAGTCCAGACTTTGATCTTCTGATGTACTGaattaaaagcctttttattttggtACTTGCTATGACAATAAACTGGCCTTCGATTTCAGTTCTAGTCTTTTATTTGGGGGATGACCCTTAACACCGTGCGCAGATATGTTGGCAGGGGGAGATTCACGGGGGCACGGCTGCTCCCCGGGCCCGGACGGAGGCGCGGGGCGGCCTGCTGCTGCGCGGGGCGCGCTCGGCCTCGCCGGCGGAGCGGAGAAAGCTGAACGCGTCCAGGGGGAAAAAACGCAGGGACAGGACTCCAGGTGCCAAAGGCCGAGGATTTGGTAAAGTTTGCGGAAAACCATCGTCGTGTTGTACCCGACGGAGGGCCGGGACCTTCTGGGTGTTTTTAACCAGCCGTGCAAACGCTGCCGCCGCGCAGAGCACGCGGAGGGAGGGTCGGTTCTGCACAGTAGGGCGAACATCGCCGTTAAGGGGCCCGGCGGCCGGGTCCCCCTTCTTGCCGCCTGACGGAGGCCAGCGTCGTCCGGTCCCCTGCCCCGAGCGGCTTGCTCGGATGGGCCGTGGGCACCAAAGGCTGGAGCCCGTTCTTGGGGAACTTGTTTCGGCGGCCCCGAGGGGGGCGCGGCCCTTACGGCGGGGAGCGAGGGCTCCAGCTGAGGACCCCCGTCGGAGGGAGGGCGGAAGGTGCCCTCCGACCTTCCCAACATGGCGGCGCGGCcgtgcggccccgccccccgctgcCATTGGCCGGCGAGGCGCGGCGGCGCGCTCCGAttggccgccggcgcggggcggggcggggagaggaGCGTCGCGCGTGTGTGgcggaaggcggcggcggggtgccccccccctccccccccccccgcgggatGTGGAGAGCGGGCATGGCAGCCGGGGAAGGGCTGGGGCCGGCGCTGCGGGCCGTCACCGAGCGGGTGCAGCAGGCGGCAGCCCGGAGGCCGCAGGtgaggggggccgcgggggccgccgcgccggggaggcctcggggcccgCAGGGTGAGGGGATAGCTCTTGTCTGCGTGGAGGCAGGCCCCTTCTCGCCATGGCGGCGGGTCCTCCGTCGCCATAGAGACGCCCCCCCCCAAGACCGTGGAGACGGGTTTCCCCCCACAATCATCATAGAGATAGGCCTCCCAATATGAAGGCAGCTCCCCACCAGAGACAGCCCCCCGAGACCATGGAGACAGGTCCTCCAACATCATAGAGACAGCCCCCCGAGACCATGGAGACAGGTCCCCCAGCATCATAGAGACAGCCCCCCGAGACCATGGAGACAAGTCCCCCAGCATCATAGAGATGACCTCCCACCGTGaaggcagcccccccccccaccatagaGACAGGCTCCTCATGCCCATGGTggcccccacagcagccccaggccgTGGGGTGGCCTGGCACGGAGGtggctgagctggggctggggagcctgGCCcaggcctgggtgctgcagggcctcgggggcagctggagctgccccGGGGAGCCCTCCCTGACTGTCAGGTGCTCCCCACAGGGGCTCCCGGCCGTGCAGCCCCGGCTCGTGGCCGTCAGCAAGACGAAGCCAGCGGAGATGGTGATAGAGGCCTACAAGCACGGCCAGCGCAGCTTTGGGGAAAACTACGTGAGTTCGCCGGGCAGCCCTGGGGCGAGCAAACGTTGAAGCCAGTAGCCGGGCAGCCCTGGGGCGGGCGGGTGCCACGCGGCCTCCAAAAGCCGCCCGCACGGCCTGCGGAGCTGGGCTTGCTTATAGCACAAGGGCCCTGGTCCTGTGTTTGCTCAGATCCACATGGGTCCCAGGAACACTGATTCCAGAGATGTTTTAATTGCAACGTGACCGTGTCATGACACAGCTTTAACAAAACGCTATCTTGAATTCTTTTAGGTTCAAGAGCTGCTAGAAAAGGCATCAGACTCCAGAGTAAGTACGTCGTTTCCTATATGTTCTCTTTCACGGTATAGCTGTGTCCTGAGCGGTATTCAGCAAAAGTCCTGTCTTTTCTTAGAGACCTGGTAATGCatctactttggaaaaaaaaaatttttttctccagataaaTGGTGGGGATCAGTCCTAGCTTTTTTGCctgttctcccttccccctccttgcCTTGTTTGCTCCAGCGGATCCTGTAGACATGTGTGCCTTAGTCATAGAGCATCTGTCTGAACAGAACTTTGCCTCTTGTGCTTTCTGTGTAGGAGATGCACGATCCTCATTTGAAGTAATGGTAATGTCTCAATTTGGGGCAGGGAAAAAGAGTCGTTTTATGATTCTTCAATTACAAAAGAGCTTTGCCTTCCCCATCCACCTTGTAATGTTCTACCGCCACAGTCCTGTCCCTCCTCGGGCTGTGAAGCAATCTCAGTAgacaccacaagcactgcctgagCTGTGTCTTTCAGGGTAAACAAAAGGAGAAGATTGGGTGTCTGGAATTCTGTTTGTAGGCAAACTAAGATCCAAGTACTACTTGGGGGAAGAGGGAATTATCATTCAGACCTGATTaactgttcctttcttttttcagatacTGTCGTCTTGTCCAGAGATTAAGTGGCATTTTATCGGCCATCTGCAGAAAAACAATGTCAACAAGTTGATCGGTAAACTCTGTTTAACTTTACTGCAGTGACCTACGGGCAATAGTCTTGCAATGTTCACACAAATAATAACCTGGTTCATCCGTTTATATTGCTGATTACAAGCCAGCAAGAAATCTGATTAGCAAATGGAAGAGTGTGATACTGCCCCATTTATCGGTTCTAGTTCagtctgtttgttttctcttgctgTAGTCTGCTGCTAGCTGTGCATGATTGCAAATATATGCGTGCTTGTGTTGCTCAGGCAGCATGGAGCCTCTGGTTCAGAGGGGCTGGTTGTCCTTTGCAGTTTTCACAGCGTAAGCTGCTCCTGCGTTTGCTCATTTTACTCATTTTCCCTGAATTGCTGGACGAGGTTTGGTCCATTGAATCATGCTGTGCTTTTGCTTTGTAATTACCTTGTTCCAGAAGGTTTTGGTCTTCCTGTGGTATGTGGCACTAGAGAACTGACACCTCACAGTGCGGTGACCTGTTCTCCTCTCTCGCTCATGCACTTCTGTATGTGAACATGAATGTCGCTCTCCACTCATGCAGGTCGCTAGGTTATTGGGAAGCTATACAAAATTTCTCAGGTAGTTGCTATATTGTTTTACATTCCTAACAAAGATGCTAATCTGCAGATTTTCCTTGTCTCTCCCCAAAAGGTTGTGTGCACAGAGTCATTCTGAAGGGGTTTATTAACCAAATGTTATGTTTGGGGAAACAAACCCTGTTGAAGTAACTTAGCTGCAGGGTCAAGAGCAGGCAGAAGACTTTGGCAGTTAACTCACCAATGTCTGTCTCTGAGCGGGCTGACACAGTGATTTCTGTGCCAGCAGAATTGCCCTCACTTTGTCTTTTCTCCCTAGCGGTCCCTAACCTGTTCATGTTGGAAACAGTGGATTCTGTGAAACTGGCAGACAGAGTCAACAGCTCGTGGCAGAAGAAAGGATTAACTCAGAAACTAAAAGTCATGGTGCAAGTTAACACTAGCGGAGAAGACAGTAAGTGCCTGGACACTTTTTATGGTGATGTGCAGGTTGTCCTGCTAACTTGACAGGAGAAACAACCTGCATGGGATGGGTTGGTTTGCACTCTTTGTAAGAACTCTTTTAAGCTAGAGGGAAACTCAGGTTGCTCTCAAGAGTAAGGGGAGGAATGCTTCAAAATTGGGTAGAACCACCAATACagagaaatgaagggaaaagtAAACATTGTAGTATTTGCAGTCATCgctttattcattttgttttatatttggcCTCAGTCACACTGCAAACAAAAGGTTTCAGTAGCCACGAAGC
The DNA window shown above is from Struthio camelus isolate bStrCam1 chromosome 27, bStrCam1.hap1, whole genome shotgun sequence and carries:
- the PLPBP gene encoding pyridoxal phosphate homeostasis protein, whose protein sequence is MWRAGMAAGEGLGPALRAVTERVQQAAARRPQGLPAVQPRLVAVSKTKPAEMVIEAYKHGQRSFGENYVQELLEKASDSRILSSCPEIKWHFIGHLQKNNVNKLIAVPNLFMLETVDSVKLADRVNSSWQKKGLTQKLKVMVQVNTSGEDSKHGLPPGDTVTAVEHVINKCPSLEFVGLMTIGSIGHDLSKGPNPDFQMLLSLRQEVCEKLNLPIEKVELSMGMSTDFQHAIEVGSTNVRIGSTIFGERDYSNKADGGKALAETEGEMEALTMQGH